The Granulicella sp. 5B5 nucleotide sequence TCATCCTCAAACAGCGCACGCAGGCGGTCCAGCGTGCGGCTGGCCGCCGACTGGCTCAACAGCAGCCGGTTCGCAGCCGCCGTCACGCTGAGCTCCTCAGCAAACACGGCGAACGCGACGAGCAGGTTCAAATCTATCTGACGAAGTTGCTTCCAACGCAAGTTCATAATGCATAGTATGCATGGATCGCATGATGATCTGCACCCATCCCATACACGCGAACAGAATTCGCAACTCAGGAGGGTACAGTCATGGCAGCAAACACATTGGATTCCAAGCGCGTCATCGTCATCGGAGGCACCTCAGGCTTCGGCATTGCGACGGCACGTGCCGCAGCGTTAGCAGGCGCAAAGGTCACCATTGGCTCACGCAGCCAGGCCAACATCGACAAGGCCCTCGCCACTCTGCCCAGGGGCGTCGAAGGCACCATCATCGACGCCTCCGACGAAGCCAGCATGGCCAGCACCTTCAAGCGCATCGGCGGCCTCGACCACCTCGTCTACACCGCCGGCGACGCTCTGCCCATGCAGATCGCCACCACCGAAGACGCGCGCAAGGTCTTCGAGGTCCGCTTCTGGGGCGCATACACCGCAGCCAAAGCCGCGTTCCCCTTCATTCATCCCGGCGGCTCGATCACACTCACCAACGGCATCGTCGGCGCCAGGCCGTGGAAGGGCTGGGCAGCCGTCGGAGCCGGTGCTGGCGCGCTCGAATCCCTCACCCGCGGCCTTGCGTTGGAGATGGCGCCCATCCGCGTCAACGCCGTCTGCGCCGGAGTCATCCGCACCGCGCTCTGGGACAACATGTCCGAAGCCGACCGCCAGGCCTTCTACGACCAGCAGGCCAAGGCGCTCCCCGTCGGCCGCATCGGCGAAGGCGAGGATGTCGCGCAGACCTATCTCTACCTCATGCAATCCGGCTTCACCACCGGACAGATGGTCGTCATCGACGGCGGCGCGCTGATCGCTTAGGCCTGCAACAGGGACGTCGCCTTACCCACGCAGCAGCGCCTCAATCTCGGCGCGCTGCGGCATGGAGGGTGCCGTCCCCGCGCGTGTCACGGAAATCCCCGCAGTCGCACACCCAAACCGCACAGCTTCACTCAGCGCCTTGCCTTCCAGCAAAGCCGCAGCAAAGCCGCCACAGAACGCATCACCCGCACCCGTCGTCTCCACCACCGGCCCGGCATGGAACGCCGGCACAAACACCGGCTCCCCTCCGCGCGCACAAGCTATCGCGCCACGCTCACCCAGCGTCAGGATCACCACCTTCGGCCCACGCTCCAGCAACGCACGAGCACACACCTCAGCCTGTTCCACAGTCTCCACCGGCAACCCCGTCAACAGGGCAGCCTCGCTCTCATTCGGGGTCAGGTAATCCACTAGCGACAGCATCTCTTCACTCAGCGGCACCGCAGGCGCAGGGTTCAGAATCGTCGTCACGCCCGCAGCGCGCGCAATCTCCAACCCACGCTGCACCGTCGCCAGCGGAAGCTCCAGCTGCACCAGCAGCACCTTCGCCCCGCGAATCGCCTCAGCCATGCGGTCCACATCCTCCGGCGTCAGCGTATAGCACGCACCCGGCACCACCACAATCGCATTGTTCCCACTCACCTCATCAATCAGAATCGCCGCCGACCCCGTTGGCACACCACCCACATCCACCAGCGAAGCCTCTACGCCGGCAGCCTCCCATGTCGCATGTGCGATCTGCCCAAATGCGTCGTCTCCCACTCGCGATGCTATCCTCACCCGCGCACCGCTCCCCTGCAGCGCCCTCGCCGCAGCCACCGCCTGGTTCGACCCCTTGCCACCCGGCCCCAGCGCCAACCCGCTGCCCAGCACCGTCTCACCCCACGCCGGCAAACGTCCCATCCGAAACGCAACATCCGCCACAAAACTTCCCAACACCACTATCGTCTTCGCCATCGCCTACTCAGCATACGGAAACTCTTCGATAACCGCATCCGCCTGAGACACCATTCGCGATAATAGAGTTGTGAACGCAATCGCAACACCCACCACCATCGACGCCCTCGAGTCCCGCATCGCCCCGCTGCGCAGCCGCCTCACCAGCCATCCGCTCTACGCCAGCATCCGCACGCCGCAGCACCTGCGCTTCTTCATGCAGTCGCACGTCTTCGCTGTATGGGACTTCATGTCCATCCTCAAGGCTCTACAGTCCGCACTCACCTGCGTCACCGTGCCCTGGCTGCCATCGGCCTTCCCTGAAAGCCGCCGCTTCATCAACGAGATCGTACTCGGCGAAGAGAGCGACCAGTTCGAAGGCCGCGCCATCAGCCACTTCGAACTCTACCTCGAAGCCATGCACGAAGCCGGCGCCGACACCTCTCCCATCCGCAATCTACTCGCCTCACTCACCACCCAACCTGGCTCGCTCTCCGTCAACGACGTCGCGCTCAACATCCCCGCAATCCCCATCGCCGCCCGCGCCTTCATGAGCTCCACCTTCCACGTCATCCGCTCCGGCAACCTCGCCGCCATGGCCGCGGCCTTCACCTTCGGTCGCGAAGACGTCATCCCCGACATGTTCCGCCACCTCGTCCGCGACCTCAACACCCAGCACTCCGGCGCCTTCGCCAAGTACATCTGGTACCTCGAGCGCCACATCGAAGTCGACGGCGAAGACCACGGCCCACTCTCTCTCCGCATGGTCGCCGACCTCTGCGGCAGCAACGAGGCTCTCTGGGAAACAGCCGCGACCGCAGCCGAATCCGCCATCGCCGCCCGCATCGCACTCTGGGACGGCATCCTCTCCCAGCTGAACTAAATGAAAGAGCTGAGCATTGCTCTTTTGTTTGTCATTCCCGCAGGGAATCTGCTTCTCGCCCGGAGCGCCACCAAACTTCAACAGAAAAAGGCTGGAAGAGCGCCATCAGCGCCTCTTCCAGCCTTTTCTTACCTCTTCGTTACCGCTTACGCTACGACGTCGATACCCATCGAACGGGCAGTACCGCGGATCGTCTTCGCAGCCGCCTCAACGGTGGTCGCGTTCATGTCCGGCATCTTCACCTTGGCGATCTCCAGGATCTGCTTCTCGGTGACCTTGCCCTTCTTGTCCTTGTTCGGCGTGCCCGAGCCCTTCTCGATGCCCGCGGCCTTCAGCAGCAGCACGGGCGCCGGGGGCGTCTTCGTGATGAAGCTGAACGTGCGGTCCGCATAGACCGTAATCACAACCGGAACGGTCATGCCGGCCACGGCGGGGTCCTTGCTCGTGCGCTCGTTGAACTGCTTGCAGAACTCCATGATGTTGACCTGCGCCTGACCGAGCGCGGGACCGACCGGCGGTGCCGGCGTCGCCTTGCCCGCCGTAATCTGCAGCTTGACGTACCCTGTTACCTTCTTCGGTGCCATTGTCCTTATCCTTCTTTATGCCGCGGGCTCTGCTCAGCAGGCCACGCGCGATTTTTCAAACATCAGTAGCGAAGTCTTATCTGTCTTCTCACTACTGTCTACTGTCTGTTTCTCGGGAGTTAGAAGGTCCGGTGAAGCGGCCGGGCTGCGTCTCCCAAAACTTTCGGGCGTTCGTGGATCAGGCGGTTTCTACTCCCTATTCCCTGCTCCTCATTCCCTGCTTTTACTACTCTTCCGACTTCTCTACATTCGCGAACGAGACCTCGGTCGGCGTCGGCCTTCCGAAAATAGACACCATCACCTTCAGCGTCTGCTTGTCCTCGTTCACATCGTCGACAGCGCCGTTGAAGTTCGCAAACGGTCCATCGGTAATCCGTACCTGCTCGCCCTTGGCAAACTTGAGCTTGAGCTTCGGCTTTTCCTTGGTCACGTCGCTGCGGTTCAGCATCGCGTTGACCTCAGCCTCGCTCAGTGCGTTTGGCTGGTCGCCCGTCTGCAGAAAGCCCGTCACGCGCGGTGTGTTCTTCACCACGTGCCACAGCTCGTTGTCGAGCGCCATCTCCACAAACACATAGCCCGGCAGAAACACACGGTCGATCGTGTACTTCTTGCCGTTACGCATCTCGGTCGTCGGCTCGGTCGGGATCTCAATGCGGCCCACGCGGTCTTCCAGGTGGTACGCCCGCACGCGGCTCTCCAGCGACTCCTTCACCTTGCGCTCAAACCCCGAGTACGCGTGAATGATGTACCACTTGAAGTTCTCGTTCACCGGCGCAGCTTCCACAGGTGCGTCCTCAGGGGGCAGCGGAATGCCCTCACCCTCGACCGACTCTGCTACCAGCTCTTCTGCCTCGAGATTCTCGTTGTTCAACTCGTCTGCCATATATATATCGCTATACCTTTGCGCATCGCTTCAAGCGAAGCAAGGAACTATTCACAACTCACTACTACCTATTCCCTGCTCTCAGTGCTACTTGGTCATGTGCAGGAACCACTTATCCAGACTGTTCCCAATCACAAAATCCACCAGCGCAAAGTAGCCGGCAAACAGGAACACCGTCACCAGCACAACAATCGTCGTCGACTGCACCTCGGTGCGCGACGGCGTCGTCACCTTGTGCATCTCCTGCCGCGTGTCCTTCACAAACTGCGTAAGCCGTTCAAACGGCCCCAGCGCGCGCTGTACGGGTGTTACCGGTTCATTGGTTTCAATTGCGGTTGACATCCTACTGCTCCTGAACTGCAAACCAGCGTCTTGCTGGGTACTGCCGGCACTGCTTCCGCAATGCCTTTCATCGGGCCCGACCACTCCGGCGGCCTTCGGCAACCGGAGAAGATATGGCAGGGGAGCTCGGATTCGAACCGAGAAGTTCGGTTTTGGAGACCGACAGTTTAACCGTTGAGCTTACTCCCCTGTACATCAGAGAGAAGGATTCGGGATCAGGATTGGAAGAGCCGAGTTTCGTGCTCTTCCTACTCCCTATTCCCTACTCCCTACTCCCTGCTACTTGGTTTCCTTATGCGGCGTGTGCTTGCGGCACGTGTTGCAGAACTTCTTGAACTCCAGACGGCCGGTCGTCGTCTTCTTGTTCTTCGTGGTTGAGTAGTTCCGGTTCTTGCAATCGGGGCACTGCAGGGTTACGATCTCGCGCATTAGGACATCCTCTCTTGTGTGGCCAACCACCTCGGTTGACAAGCAGCATATCGGCCTTACAACCGGCACGCCGCAACGCAGGGCTTATGGGCCCCTGCTGCCCTATTCCTGAAATTGTTGGTACGGGAGAACCGAGCGGTCAGGCACACGCTCGCTCTCATCCATTATCCACGAAAACCGCGATTAATAAAAGCCACGCTCCCGGACAATTTGTCAAAATGCCGGGGCGGCTAATCTTCTACGCCTTCTGCCGCTTCTTGGCTGAGTTCTTCGCCCTTCTCGCCTCATCCGCCAGCTGAATATCATGCGCCCGCACAATCGACGCAATCAGCCCCGGATACCGCTGCTCCATCTCCGTGCACCGCGACGTATTGTGCATCTCCACGCCCCGCCGCTCGCCTCGAATGAGCCCAGCCTCCCGCAGAATCCTGAAGTGTTGCGAAAGCGTCGACTTCGGAATCGGCGTCTCCTTCAAATGCAGAAACGCCGAGCAGTTCTGCGAGCAGTCCTGCGCCACAATCTCCGCATAGATCGCCACCCGCACCGGGTCCGACAGCGCATGCAGGATCGCCTCCACCGGCACATCTTTCACGTCGGGATGAAACAGCGGCCTCATGCTTCCCTCTATCCTATCGAGCATTCACACAATTTCAATAGTTCATATTTTCCGAACTATTGAATCTAAGAACAAACACACCTCATCCGATGCTCCAGAAGGCACCAGGAACCAACTCCCGCCGGGCGGGACGGCGACCCGGCCTTCATCAAAAGGAGATTCACCATGGGTAAGCTCGACGGGAAAGTAGCAGTCATCACAGCCGCCACCTCCGGCATGGCCCTCGCCACCGCCAAACTCTTCGTAGAAGAAGGTGCCTACGTCTTCATCACCGGCCGTCGTCAGGACAAGCTCGACGAAGCCGTCAAAGCCATCGGCAAAAACGTCACCGGCATCCAGGGCGATGCCGCCAACCTCGCCGACCTCGACCGCCTCTACGCCACCGTCAAGAAGGAAAAGGGCAAGATTGACATCCTCTTCGCCAGCGCCGGCCAGGGCGAGTTCGCGAAGATCGGCGAAGTCACCGAGAAGCACTTCGACGACACCTTCAACCTCAATGTCCGCGGCACGCTCTTCACCGTGCAGAAGGCCCTGCCTCTCTTCGCCGACGGCGGCTCCATCATCATGAACGGCTCCATCGCCAGCATCAAAGGCTTCCCTGCGTTTGGCGTCTACGCTGCCAGCAAGGCCGCCGTCCGCTCGTTCGCGCGCACCTGGCTCAACGACCTCAAGGACCGCAAGATCCGCGTCAACGTCCTCAGCCCCGGCACCATCGACACTCCAATTCTCGATCCCCTCGGAGCCGAGGCAAAAGCCAACTTCGCATCGATGGTCCCGCGCGGCACCATCGGTCGTCCTGAAGAGATCGCAACCGTCGCCCTCTTCCTTGGTTCCGACGACTCCAGCTTCATCAACGGCGTCGAGCTCTTCGTCGACGGCGGCACAGCGCAGATCTAACTTGGATCTAACCTGCCTTTGCGAGCACAACAAAGCGGCGAGCCTCTCGGCTCGCCGCTATTGTTTGCGTTTTGGCATTGACGCGCGAAGCGCGTCTCCCGCCACCACGCAGTGGTTACTTGATGATCTCGGTAATAGTCCCAGCGCCGACAGTGCGACCACCCTCACGGATAGCGAACCGCAGACCCTTCTCCATAGCGACCGGGGTATGCAGCGTGATCTCCAGAGCGATGTTGTCGCCCGGCATCACCATCTCCGTACCTTCCGGCAGCTTCGCCGACCCGGTCACGTCCGTCGTACGGAAGTAGAACTGCGGGCGATAGCCGTTGAAGAACGGTGTATGACGGCCGCCCTCCTCCTTCGACAGCACATAGATCTCGCCCTTGAACTGCGTGTGCGGCTTGATCGATCCCGGCTTCGCCAGCACCATGCCGCGCTCCACATCTTCCTTCGCGATACCGCGCAGCAACAGACCAGCGTTGTCGCCCGCCAGACCTTCGTCCAGCTGCTTCTTGAACATCTCCACGCCCGTCACAACCGTCTTCTGCGTGTCGCGGAAGCCGACGATCTCGGCATCCTCGCCGACCTTGATCTTGCCGCGCTCGATACGGCCCGTCACCACGGTGCCGCGGCCCGAGATCGAGAAGATGTCTTCGATCGGCATCAGGAACGGCAGGTCCACAAGACGGTCCGGCTGCGGCACGTTCTTGTCCACCGCCTCCATCAGCTCGTCGATCTTCTCTTCCCACTGCGCTTCGCCGTTCAGTGCACCCAGCGCCGAACCACGGATCACCGGAACGTCATCGCCCGGGAAGTCGTACTTCGACAGCAGCTCGCGCACTTCCATCTCGACCAGGTCGATCAGCTCGGTATCTTCCACCGCATCGCACTTGTTCAGGAACACCACGATGTACGGCACGCCAACCTGGCGGGCCAGAAGCACATGCTCCTTGGTCTGCGGCATCGGGCCGTCCGTGGCCGCGACGACGAGAATCGCCCCGTCCATCTGGGCCGCACCTGTGATCATGTTCTTGATGTAATCCGCGTGGCCCGGGCAATCGACGTGCGCATAGTGACGGTTCGCCGTCTCATACTCCACGTGCGAGGTCGAGATCGTGATACCGCGCTCGCGCTCCTCAGGAGCGTTGTCGATCGTATCGAACGAACGGAAGCTGTTCTTCGGGTTGTGCTTGGACAGCACCTTCGTGATCGCCGCCGTCAACGTCGTCTTCCCATGGTCAATATGACCAATCGTTCCCACGTTCACATGCGGCTTGCTGCGATCAAACTTTTCCTTCGCCATGACGACTCACTTTCTCCTGATGGATCTAAAACACAAAACTCACTTGCAGAAATGTACTCGATAAACATGTATCGAGGATGGAATCGAATGCTACCCGAGCTGCGGCTCGCCTAGTAATAGGCGTACAGCTTGAAGTACTTATCGCGCAGCATAATCTCCACCTGCTCCAGCGACGCGAGATAGAGCTCGCGCACCAGCGCCTGGTCACCCACCGGCAGCTTCGCATACTGCGCGGCTGTCTCCGGGCCGAGTTTGCCGGCCTTCGCCACAGCCTCGAACTCGCGGATGCGCAGCCCTGCGCGCACCAGCGACTTCAGAAAGCTCTCCACATTCGCCGCGGAAAACTTGCTCTCAATCGAGCCCTTGACCGCAGCAAATGTGGCAGCATCGCCAATCGCCACTGCCGGACGCTCATACAGCGCTGTCGTTGTGTCTACTTGATATCCTGAGTTTGTCTGCGCCATGGTCGGTCCGATCCCTGCATCTCTTACTTGAGCATCTGGAGTCTGGAGCGGGAGACGGGAATCGAACCCGCGACCAACAGCTTGGAAGGCTGTGACTCTACCACTGAGTTACTCCCGCCCGCGGTCGAAACCAAACCTCAAAAATCTGGAGCTGATGATGGGGCTTGAACCCATGACCTCTCCCTTACCAAGGGAGTGCTCTACCACTGAGCTACATCAGCGTCGTACATCTCTTCTACTCTATCGCGATCGCAGCCATGTCAACACGGTACGAAACGCGAAAAACCCGATCAGCAGCCAGGCCAGCTGTTGAAATCGACCCGGCTCCATCGTTCGCCACACCAGCACGGCGACTACCGCAAATACCGTCAGCGAGACAACCAGCCTACCGTTGCCCGCGGGAGTCATGTTCATGCGGCTCCCTCGCTCGCTTCAAAAATGGTGCACAGGGGAGGATTCGAACCTCCGTAGCGCAAAGCGCGGCAGATTTACAGTCTGCTGCCATTAACCACTCGGCCACCTGTGCATTCCCGACTGCCAACCGCAACCGCCCTTACTGGAAAACGACCAGCTCAACCCGTAGCAAACCAGCGCGATGACCTCTCACGCAGATCGGTATTGCCCAGATTGTGCATGGTGAACCTTGCAAGACGGTAACAACTGGCAGGTACAACCAAACTACGCGTGCCGTCAGGATTGAAATCTGGAGCTGGCGAAGGGATTTGAACCCCCGACCGCCTGATTACAAATCAGGTGCTCTACCAGCTGAGCTACGCCAGCCCAAACAACACACGCACACGCCCGCCGCAACCGCTCGAACGCATACAACGACTCTACCACAGCAGTCCCCTCTGCGAAACCCGGCCATCTGCCCCTCTGACACCTCGCGGTGATAGCATTTGCCCATGCACCACTGGCGCATGACTCTGCGGCGCGCCGCCGCCTCGGTCTTCATCTCGCTGGCCCTCCTGGTACTCGCCACGACCGTCCACGCTCAGGCACCCGCCCTGCAGGACGGCCCCCTCACCGCCAACACCGACACCACCCGCGTCCACCTCGTCACCAACGACGACATCCTCCGCATGGCCAAAGCCGGCCTCTCCGACGACGTGCTCATCGAAACCATCCAGACCAAGCCCGGCCACTACGACACCACGCCCGACGACCTCATCGCACTCAAAACCGCCGGCCTCTCCGACCGCGTCATCTCCGCCATGGAGGTCCACGGAACCGGCCTCTCCCAGCACCCGCCCCACTCCGCAGCCACCGGCACATTCGCGCCCAACACTCTTCCCCCCGGCGTCGACGAGATCGGGGTCTACTACAAAGTCATCAAAGGCAACCACGCCGGCGAGTACATGCCGCTGCAAACCGAGCGCGTCGTCTTCCGCTCCAGCGGCACTCTCAAGAGCGTCCTCTCCCAGGGCATCCTCGACAAGGACACCAACGGCTACATCGAAGGCCCCAAATCTCCGCTAGTCCTAGCCACAGGCACCGAGCTCCTCCTCTACACCCCCTCTGGCACCGACGCCGACGAGTACTTCTTCCTCCGCCTTCGCGGCAACAAGAGCCACCGCGAGTTCCGTACCCTCACCGGCGGTCTTCTCCATGAAACCGCCGGCCCTGGCCATGACGAGCTCCTCTTCACTCCCAAAAAGATCGGCACGCGTCTCTACACCTACACCGTCCCCATCGACATCGAAAAGGGCGAGTACGGCGTCCTCCCACCCGGCTCCGCCAACACGCAGGGCATCGCCGGCAACAGCAAAATCTTCACCTTCGCCATCCCCGAATAGTTTTAGCATTGTCATCCTAAGCGCAGCGAAGCACCCGCTGCACACCACCAACGCACCACTCGCCGAACCCTATTCCCTACTCCCTGTTCCCTATTCCCTGCCTTTATGCGCAAGCGCAAGCTCATCCCCCTTGTCATC carries:
- the rbsK gene encoding ribokinase; this encodes MAKTIVVLGSFVADVAFRMGRLPAWGETVLGSGLALGPGGKGSNQAVAAARALQGSGARVRIASRVGDDAFGQIAHATWEAAGVEASLVDVGGVPTGSAAILIDEVSGNNAIVVVPGACYTLTPEDVDRMAEAIRGAKVLLVQLELPLATVQRGLEIARAAGVTTILNPAPAVPLSEEMLSLVDYLTPNESEAALLTGLPVETVEQAEVCARALLERGPKVVILTLGERGAIACARGGEPVFVPAFHAGPVVETTGAGDAFCGGFAAALLEGKALSEAVRFGCATAGISVTRAGTAPSMPQRAEIEALLRG
- the rplK gene encoding 50S ribosomal protein L11: MAPKKVTGYVKLQITAGKATPAPPVGPALGQAQVNIMEFCKQFNERTSKDPAVAGMTVPVVITVYADRTFSFITKTPPAPVLLLKAAGIEKGSGTPNKDKKGKVTEKQILEIAKVKMPDMNATTVEAAAKTIRGTARSMGIDVVA
- the rpmG gene encoding 50S ribosomal protein L33 yields the protein MREIVTLQCPDCKNRNYSTTKNKKTTTGRLEFKKFCNTCRKHTPHKETK
- a CDS encoding SDR family oxidoreductase; protein product: MGKLDGKVAVITAATSGMALATAKLFVEEGAYVFITGRRQDKLDEAVKAIGKNVTGIQGDAANLADLDRLYATVKKEKGKIDILFASAGQGEFAKIGEVTEKHFDDTFNLNVRGTLFTVQKALPLFADGGSIIMNGSIASIKGFPAFGVYAASKAAVRSFARTWLNDLKDRKIRVNVLSPGTIDTPILDPLGAEAKANFASMVPRGTIGRPEEIATVALFLGSDDSSFINGVELFVDGGTAQI
- a CDS encoding DUF3050 domain-containing protein encodes the protein MNAIATPTTIDALESRIAPLRSRLTSHPLYASIRTPQHLRFFMQSHVFAVWDFMSILKALQSALTCVTVPWLPSAFPESRRFINEIVLGEESDQFEGRAISHFELYLEAMHEAGADTSPIRNLLASLTTQPGSLSVNDVALNIPAIPIAARAFMSSTFHVIRSGNLAAMAAAFTFGREDVIPDMFRHLVRDLNTQHSGAFAKYIWYLERHIEVDGEDHGPLSLRMVADLCGSNEALWETAATAAESAIAARIALWDGILSQLN
- the tuf gene encoding elongation factor Tu; this translates as MAKEKFDRSKPHVNVGTIGHIDHGKTTLTAAITKVLSKHNPKNSFRSFDTIDNAPEERERGITISTSHVEYETANRHYAHVDCPGHADYIKNMITGAAQMDGAILVVAATDGPMPQTKEHVLLARQVGVPYIVVFLNKCDAVEDTELIDLVEMEVRELLSKYDFPGDDVPVIRGSALGALNGEAQWEEKIDELMEAVDKNVPQPDRLVDLPFLMPIEDIFSISGRGTVVTGRIERGKIKVGEDAEIVGFRDTQKTVVTGVEMFKKQLDEGLAGDNAGLLLRGIAKEDVERGMVLAKPGSIKPHTQFKGEIYVLSKEEGGRHTPFFNGYRPQFYFRTTDVTGSAKLPEGTEMVMPGDNIALEITLHTPVAMEKGLRFAIREGGRTVGAGTITEIIK
- the nusG gene encoding transcription termination/antitermination protein NusG, with amino-acid sequence MADELNNENLEAEELVAESVEGEGIPLPPEDAPVEAAPVNENFKWYIIHAYSGFERKVKESLESRVRAYHLEDRVGRIEIPTEPTTEMRNGKKYTIDRVFLPGYVFVEMALDNELWHVVKNTPRVTGFLQTGDQPNALSEAEVNAMLNRSDVTKEKPKLKLKFAKGEQVRITDGPFANFNGAVDDVNEDKQTLKVMVSIFGRPTPTEVSFANVEKSEE
- a CDS encoding SDR family oxidoreductase yields the protein MAANTLDSKRVIVIGGTSGFGIATARAAALAGAKVTIGSRSQANIDKALATLPRGVEGTIIDASDEASMASTFKRIGGLDHLVYTAGDALPMQIATTEDARKVFEVRFWGAYTAAKAAFPFIHPGGSITLTNGIVGARPWKGWAAVGAGAGALESLTRGLALEMAPIRVNAVCAGVIRTALWDNMSEADRQAFYDQQAKALPVGRIGEGEDVAQTYLYLMQSGFTTGQMVVIDGGALIA
- the secE gene encoding preprotein translocase subunit SecE → MSTAIETNEPVTPVQRALGPFERLTQFVKDTRQEMHKVTTPSRTEVQSTTIVVLVTVFLFAGYFALVDFVIGNSLDKWFLHMTK
- a CDS encoding helix-turn-helix domain-containing protein produces the protein MRPLFHPDVKDVPVEAILHALSDPVRVAIYAEIVAQDCSQNCSAFLHLKETPIPKSTLSQHFRILREAGLIRGERRGVEMHNTSRCTEMEQRYPGLIASIVRAHDIQLADEARRAKNSAKKRQKA